Proteins encoded in a region of the Sphingopyxis sp. OAS728 genome:
- a CDS encoding phosphotransferase family protein, whose product MQIVSDPAERLARWLEAEAGIADAQIVRPLTGGNANVTSLVESASGPMVLRHPPADTVSDLAAAGIAREYRFISAIAGKAPVAEPILFCDNVEVLGAPFSLTRFVRGAAITDALPDGYPDDVATRDAIGHALIDALASVHAIKPVPTGLGDADKARNFVSRQIERWRGVRAAHAVRDLPLIETLGAWLANNAPAPEAVRIVHCDYHLDNVLMDLAEPKLLAILDWEMATLADPLVDVGLVTAMWSRDENLPLGFAFVQRVSNVAGVVGGGDLARRWADATGLSIDRLGYFQAFALWRLAAIVEGAHVLYREGQVDGPYERGLEHDVPALLDAAQRIARGEGMA is encoded by the coding sequence GTGCAGATTGTGAGCGACCCGGCCGAGCGGCTCGCCCGCTGGCTGGAAGCGGAGGCGGGGATTGCCGATGCGCAGATCGTTCGCCCTCTGACCGGCGGCAACGCCAATGTCACGAGCCTTGTCGAAAGTGCGAGCGGCCCGATGGTGCTGCGGCATCCCCCGGCCGATACCGTATCCGACCTTGCGGCCGCCGGCATCGCGCGCGAGTATCGCTTCATCTCGGCGATCGCGGGCAAGGCGCCGGTCGCCGAGCCGATCCTCTTCTGCGATAATGTGGAGGTGCTCGGCGCGCCCTTTTCGTTGACCCGCTTTGTGCGCGGTGCGGCGATCACCGATGCGCTGCCGGATGGCTATCCCGACGATGTCGCGACACGCGATGCCATCGGTCATGCGTTGATCGACGCGCTCGCGAGCGTCCATGCCATCAAGCCCGTTCCTACGGGGCTGGGCGATGCCGATAAGGCGCGGAACTTCGTCAGCCGCCAGATCGAGCGCTGGCGCGGGGTGCGAGCGGCGCACGCGGTCCGCGACCTGCCGTTGATCGAAACGCTCGGTGCTTGGCTCGCCAACAACGCGCCGGCGCCCGAAGCGGTGCGGATCGTGCACTGCGACTATCATCTTGACAATGTACTGATGGATCTGGCCGAGCCGAAACTGCTGGCGATCCTCGATTGGGAGATGGCGACGCTTGCCGATCCGCTCGTCGATGTCGGATTGGTCACCGCGATGTGGAGCCGCGACGAAAACCTGCCGCTGGGCTTTGCGTTCGTCCAGCGCGTGTCGAACGTCGCGGGCGTGGTCGGCGGCGGCGACCTCGCGCGGCGCTGGGCCGATGCGACGGGGCTGTCGATCGACCGACTGGGATATTTTCAGGCCTTCGCGCTCTGGCGTCTCGCTGCGATCGTCGAGGGCGCCCATGTCCTGTATCGTGAAGGGCAGGTCGACGGACCGTATGAACGCGGCCTCGAGCATGATGTGCCGGCGTTGCTCGACGCCGCGCAGCGGATCGCGCGCGGCGAGGGGATGGCGTGA
- a CDS encoding SDR family NAD(P)-dependent oxidoreductase translates to MAKTSKSEQRRWVVTGASRGLGLAIARLAASKGDKVALVARGADIDAQAKAIGADAIGLTADVTDPAAVAGLCAEVVERWGGIDVLINNAGLHRGGLVGALAQDDWQAVIDTNLTGPFNFVRAALPHLGEGASIVNIGAVVGLRGFSGDAAYGASKAGLVGLTQVLAVELARRGIRVNLVIPGLTSTEMTNGISARAKAKLVAGIPLGREGTAEELADVVWWVAGSPYMTGSIISNDGGLLCRL, encoded by the coding sequence ATGGCCAAGACATCGAAGTCCGAACAGCGCCGATGGGTCGTCACGGGCGCATCGCGGGGCCTGGGCCTCGCGATCGCCCGGTTGGCCGCGAGCAAGGGGGACAAGGTCGCGCTTGTCGCGCGCGGGGCCGATATCGATGCGCAGGCAAAAGCAATCGGCGCCGATGCGATCGGCCTGACCGCCGACGTGACCGATCCGGCGGCGGTCGCCGGGCTTTGCGCCGAGGTCGTCGAGCGCTGGGGCGGCATCGATGTGCTGATAAACAATGCGGGGCTCCATCGCGGCGGGCTGGTCGGCGCGTTGGCGCAGGACGACTGGCAGGCGGTGATCGACACCAATTTGACGGGCCCGTTCAATTTCGTGCGCGCGGCCTTGCCGCATCTGGGTGAGGGCGCTTCGATTGTGAATATCGGTGCGGTCGTCGGGTTGCGCGGCTTTTCGGGCGACGCGGCGTACGGTGCGTCCAAGGCGGGGCTCGTGGGGCTGACCCAGGTGCTGGCGGTCGAGCTGGCGCGGCGCGGCATTCGCGTCAATCTGGTCATTCCAGGGCTGACCTCGACCGAAATGACAAACGGGATATCGGCGCGCGCCAAGGCCAAGCTGGTGGCGGGCATCCCGCTCGGCCGCGAAGGCACGGCGGAGGAGCTGGCCGACGTCGTCTGGTGGGTGGCGGGGTCGCCCTATATGACCGGTTCGATCATCTCGAACGACGGCGGCCTGCTGTGCAGATTGTGA
- a CDS encoding TonB-dependent receptor, producing the protein MAIAKATYDLGSDMQVDYIFGWLKTDEEINQDFDAGPQTLYHTDRPARWRQTTNELRLTKGGSGPLTFVLGGYLWDSRYTINLKNYIGFAGPPLLTSAQDVRQTNKSWAIYGEADYEIIDRLTLTVGARYTKDKKSSIVNDLPIFFYGTTVEENPTGSAPGVIVMADPVRKSWSKFTPRVSVRYEITDEAMIYALWSRGYRGGGFNGRPSTIGAATIPYDPETLDNYEAGFKTEFANGRVRLNGAAFLMKYDDMQQDLDVPAPGTSTGRENRTINAASAELKGFELDLTARVADGFTLNGNLGYLDAKYKDFVGDIYQTGTPIDASFLKIRRAPKWTWSVGGTYEADIGSNASAWASGDVHYVGGHEITFLNNPNLRNSGQYLVDASINARFNKTTVSLFGKNLANEKGWTIGYDVQGVWSYAAPRPRRTWGVAVTQAF; encoded by the coding sequence ATGGCGATCGCCAAGGCGACCTATGACCTGGGTTCCGACATGCAGGTCGATTATATCTTCGGCTGGCTGAAGACCGATGAAGAAATCAATCAGGATTTCGACGCCGGACCGCAGACCCTCTATCACACCGACCGGCCCGCGCGCTGGCGCCAGACGACGAACGAACTGCGCCTGACCAAGGGCGGATCGGGGCCGCTGACCTTTGTGCTCGGCGGGTACCTCTGGGACTCGCGCTATACGATTAACCTCAAAAACTATATCGGCTTTGCCGGGCCGCCGCTGCTCACCAGCGCGCAGGATGTCCGGCAAACGAACAAGTCGTGGGCGATCTATGGCGAGGCCGACTATGAGATTATCGACCGGCTGACGCTGACGGTCGGCGCGCGCTATACCAAGGACAAGAAGTCGAGCATCGTCAACGACCTGCCTATCTTCTTTTACGGCACGACGGTGGAAGAAAATCCAACCGGATCGGCGCCCGGTGTGATTGTGATGGCCGACCCGGTTCGCAAGAGCTGGTCGAAATTCACGCCGCGCGTTTCAGTGCGTTATGAAATCACCGACGAGGCGATGATCTATGCGCTCTGGTCGCGCGGCTATCGCGGCGGCGGATTCAACGGGCGGCCGTCGACGATCGGCGCGGCGACGATCCCTTATGACCCTGAAACTCTCGATAATTATGAGGCGGGTTTCAAGACAGAATTCGCGAACGGGCGCGTGCGCCTGAACGGCGCGGCGTTCCTGATGAAATATGACGATATGCAGCAGGATCTCGACGTGCCCGCGCCGGGGACCTCGACCGGGCGCGAGAACCGCACGATCAATGCCGCTTCGGCGGAACTCAAGGGGTTCGAACTCGACCTCACCGCGCGCGTCGCCGACGGCTTCACGCTCAACGGCAACCTGGGATATCTCGACGCGAAATATAAGGATTTCGTGGGCGACATATATCAGACCGGGACGCCGATCGACGCGTCCTTCCTGAAAATCCGCCGCGCGCCCAAATGGACGTGGAGCGTCGGCGGAACCTATGAGGCCGATATCGGCAGCAACGCCTCGGCGTGGGCTTCGGGCGACGTCCATTATGTCGGCGGGCACGAGATCACCTTCCTCAACAACCCGAACCTGCGCAACAGCGGCCAGTATCTGGTCGACGCGTCGATCAACGCCCGGTTCAACAAGACGACGGTCAGCCTGTTCGGCAAGAATCTGGCCAACGAAAAGGGCTGGACGATCGGCTATGACGTGCAGGGGGTGTGGAGCTATGCTGCGCCGCGTCCCCGGCGGACATGGGGTGTTGCCGTGACCCAGGCCTTCTGA
- a CDS encoding TonB-dependent receptor: MIDRVKSVRLLATAAVILCPASVASAQQAAAETSAASSGGLEEIVVTARKREESMQDVPASISALSAGELDRRFDSDVRDFADSSPNIVIDDTQQGPGGVAAVYIRGIGVADVEKSVDPAVGVVFDDIYIGQSSGSLLKAIDIDRVEVLRGPQGTLFGRNATGGVINLARSRPTYDLTGKARLTYGRFDSWKVEGVASTGLTDNVAVKVSGAYEKSDGYIFNSFQNQDGQRSKFYAISGALRSSRPTISTSSSAMTTRRRSRIRRSCSRSTGRPTCSALPIANARPRRACRHRGIAMSAYPTAGSRRMRRSSSTWRSPRRPMTWVPTCRSIISSAG; this comes from the coding sequence ATGATCGATCGCGTGAAATCCGTGCGCCTTTTGGCCACCGCAGCAGTCATTTTGTGTCCGGCATCGGTCGCCAGCGCGCAGCAGGCTGCCGCCGAGACGTCAGCGGCATCCTCGGGCGGACTCGAAGAAATCGTCGTCACCGCCCGCAAGCGCGAGGAAAGCATGCAGGACGTGCCTGCGTCGATCAGCGCTTTGTCCGCGGGTGAGCTCGACCGGCGTTTCGATTCCGACGTGCGCGACTTTGCCGACTCGTCGCCGAACATCGTCATCGACGATACGCAGCAGGGGCCCGGCGGTGTCGCTGCCGTCTATATCCGCGGCATCGGCGTCGCCGACGTCGAGAAATCGGTCGACCCCGCGGTGGGTGTAGTGTTCGACGATATCTATATCGGCCAGAGCTCGGGCAGCTTGCTGAAGGCGATCGACATCGACCGCGTCGAAGTGCTCCGTGGTCCGCAAGGCACGCTGTTCGGACGCAACGCCACCGGCGGCGTCATCAACCTCGCGCGCTCGCGGCCGACCTACGACCTCACCGGCAAGGCGCGTCTGACCTATGGCCGCTTTGACAGCTGGAAGGTCGAAGGCGTCGCCAGCACCGGGCTGACCGACAATGTCGCGGTCAAGGTCAGCGGCGCGTACGAGAAGTCCGACGGTTATATTTTCAACAGCTTCCAGAACCAGGACGGGCAGCGATCCAAATTCTACGCCATATCCGGCGCGTTGCGTTCGAGCCGACCGACAATCTCGACATCCAGCTCAGCTATGACCACCAGAAGACGAAGCAGGATCCGCCGCAGCTGCTCGCGGTCAACCGGCCGACCGACCTGTTCTGCGTTGCCTATAGCCAATGCTCGCCCGCGCCGGGCGTGCCGACATCGGGGGATCGCTATGTCAGCGTATCCGACGGCCGGCTCGAGAAGAATGCGACGTTCAAGCTCGACATGGCGATCGCCAAGGCGACCTATGACCTGGGTTCCGACATGCAGGTCGATTATATCTTCGGCTGGCTGA
- a CDS encoding SDR family NAD(P)-dependent oxidoreductase gives MADRLAGKSALISGGASGLGEAQAILYAREGAAVLIGDVQADKGHAVVAAIESEGGKAAFIRLDVSDANSWYAAVADAVARFGKLTTLVNNAGIFHPGGIAQETQQGWDRMIAINQTGVFLGMKAATPALLASGNAAIVNVSSLYGLIGSPNAISYHASKAAVRVMGKAGALEFAKQGIRVNTIFPGQIKTPILGDITPEQDAAIKASIPMGIVGDPMDIAYASLYLASDEAKYVSGAELWVDGAWYAGQ, from the coding sequence ATGGCAGACCGGCTGGCCGGTAAGTCGGCCTTGATCTCGGGCGGCGCGAGCGGCTTGGGCGAGGCTCAGGCGATCCTTTACGCCCGCGAAGGCGCGGCGGTGCTCATCGGCGATGTGCAAGCAGACAAAGGCCACGCGGTCGTCGCCGCGATCGAAAGCGAAGGCGGCAAGGCAGCCTTCATCCGCCTCGACGTATCCGACGCGAACAGCTGGTATGCAGCCGTCGCCGACGCCGTCGCCCGCTTCGGCAAGCTTACGACGCTGGTCAACAACGCCGGCATCTTCCATCCTGGCGGCATCGCCCAGGAAACCCAGCAAGGCTGGGACCGCATGATCGCGATCAACCAGACCGGCGTCTTCCTCGGCATGAAAGCGGCAACCCCTGCCCTGCTCGCCTCGGGCAATGCGGCGATCGTCAACGTCAGCTCGCTCTATGGCCTTATCGGCAGCCCGAACGCCATCTCCTACCACGCCTCGAAAGCCGCGGTGCGCGTGATGGGCAAGGCCGGCGCGCTCGAATTCGCGAAGCAGGGCATTCGGGTCAACACGATCTTCCCCGGACAGATCAAGACCCCGATCCTTGGCGACATCACCCCCGAACAGGACGCCGCGATCAAGGCGTCGATCCCGATGGGCATCGTCGGCGATCCGATGGATATCGCCTACGCCAGCCTCTACCTCGCCTCCGACGAGGCGAAATATGTGTCGGGGGCCGAACTCTGGGTCGACGGCGCATGGTACGCTGGACAATGA
- a CDS encoding acyl-CoA dehydrogenase family protein, protein MAWDFSTDPEFEAQLEWMRGFVAEEIEPLDLVFRDPAAHVDPRSPAARAMAPLKEEVKKRGLWACHLGPDLGGKGFGQLKLGLMNEILGRSRFAPTVFGTQAPDTGNAEILARFGTEEQKAKYLQPLLDGEIVSCYSMTEPQAGADPGEFTCQARLDGDEWVINGEKWFASHACIAEFLIVMVITDPDVPVHEGSTMLIVPPYAPGLEFVRNTAVGPKDEIGSGVHGYLRFTDCRVPEASRLGPVGAGFKVAQSRLGGGRIHHAMRTVGMLNKAMDYMKERVVSRVTKGERLADKQMVQEKIADSYTQILQFRLHVLYAAWLLDRDKSYTRPVRREISAIKAAMPDVLKDVVYRALHLHGSLGMSNETPLMDMWQYVPEMGIVDGPTEVHKIGVAKDILRDVRPAEGTFPSYHVPTRLAAAREKFAAYLD, encoded by the coding sequence ATGGCCTGGGACTTTTCGACCGATCCCGAATTCGAGGCGCAGCTCGAATGGATGCGCGGCTTCGTCGCCGAGGAGATCGAGCCGCTCGACCTCGTCTTCCGCGACCCCGCGGCGCATGTCGACCCGCGCTCGCCCGCGGCGCGCGCGATGGCGCCGCTCAAGGAAGAGGTGAAGAAACGCGGCCTGTGGGCGTGCCATCTCGGCCCCGATCTCGGCGGCAAGGGCTTCGGCCAGCTCAAGCTCGGCCTCATGAACGAAATCCTCGGCCGCAGCCGCTTTGCGCCGACCGTCTTCGGGACGCAGGCGCCCGACACGGGCAACGCCGAAATCCTCGCGCGCTTCGGCACCGAAGAGCAGAAGGCGAAATATCTCCAGCCGCTGCTCGATGGCGAAATCGTCTCCTGTTACTCGATGACCGAGCCGCAGGCGGGCGCCGACCCCGGCGAGTTCACCTGTCAGGCGCGGCTCGATGGCGACGAATGGGTGATCAACGGCGAAAAATGGTTCGCGAGCCACGCCTGCATTGCCGAATTCTTGATTGTCATGGTCATCACCGATCCCGACGTCCCGGTGCACGAAGGCTCGACGATGCTCATCGTCCCGCCCTACGCGCCCGGGCTTGAATTCGTGCGCAACACCGCAGTCGGTCCGAAGGACGAGATCGGCAGCGGCGTCCACGGCTACCTTCGCTTCACCGATTGCCGCGTACCCGAAGCGAGCCGGCTCGGTCCCGTGGGCGCGGGCTTCAAGGTCGCGCAGTCGCGGCTCGGCGGCGGACGCATCCATCATGCGATGCGCACCGTGGGCATGCTGAACAAGGCGATGGACTATATGAAGGAGCGTGTCGTCAGCCGCGTCACCAAGGGCGAGCGGCTGGCCGACAAGCAGATGGTGCAGGAAAAGATCGCCGACAGCTACACGCAAATCCTGCAGTTCCGCCTGCACGTCCTCTATGCGGCCTGGCTGCTCGACCGCGACAAGAGCTACACCCGCCCCGTGCGGCGGGAGATCAGCGCGATCAAGGCGGCGATGCCGGACGTCCTTAAGGACGTCGTCTATCGCGCGCTTCATCTCCACGGCTCGCTCGGCATGTCGAACGAAACGCCGCTGATGGATATGTGGCAATATGTGCCCGAAATGGGGATCGTCGACGGACCGACCGAGGTTCACAAGATCGGCGTCGCCAAGGACATATTGCGCGACGTGCGCCCGGCCGAAGGCACGTTCCCCTCCTATCATGTCCCGACACGCCTCGCCGCCGCACGCGAAAAATTTGCCGCCTATCTCGACTGA
- a CDS encoding nuclear transport factor 2 family protein — protein MTENIEERLDRVESRFAMHDLVSDYCHGFDKRDWDRFAAIWWPDAVWDIGPPFGSFEGSDGIAHVTKDILWDAWLASSHYTTNLVITFEGQDRATGVCDVDCIGTTSDGQAQTVAASYFDIFERRSGVWKIAHRKVKMYHFNPLPGVTLSPPV, from the coding sequence ATGACCGAAAACATCGAAGAGCGCCTCGACCGCGTCGAGAGCCGGTTCGCGATGCACGATCTCGTCAGCGACTATTGCCATGGTTTCGATAAGCGCGACTGGGACCGCTTCGCCGCGATCTGGTGGCCCGACGCGGTCTGGGACATCGGCCCGCCCTTCGGCAGCTTCGAAGGCAGCGACGGCATCGCGCATGTCACCAAGGACATCCTGTGGGACGCCTGGCTCGCGTCGAGCCACTATACCACCAACCTCGTCATCACCTTCGAAGGGCAGGACCGCGCGACCGGCGTGTGCGACGTCGATTGCATCGGCACCACCTCGGACGGACAGGCGCAGACCGTCGCGGCAAGCTATTTCGACATTTTCGAACGGCGTAGCGGCGTGTGGAAGATCGCACACCGCAAGGTGAAGATGTATCACTTCAACCCGCTGCCCGGCGTCACGCTGTCGCCGCCCGTATAG
- a CDS encoding alpha/beta fold hydrolase, producing the protein MAYLDTDDGGRVYYEYHRAPKLPVVLVHGWGMSGDYWASAVEALLADGHAAITIDHRGCGRSDRDFADMSIDAIARDVAAIVERSGALRVALNGWSLGGAVVVAAAGLLGERVAGLVLTCGASPRYVQGEGFPHGGTAEDVLGIGAAITADRPGFFRALAEGASGEGASEATIGWVERGFIATGPRASTTLAGLATLDQRDLLASFAFPVLSIGGVRDTIADPAIAGFAANCAKNGTLLTMDTGHSPQLEAPTEYNGALLAFIRTLA; encoded by the coding sequence ATGGCCTATCTCGACACCGACGACGGCGGCCGCGTCTATTACGAATATCACCGAGCCCCGAAACTGCCGGTCGTGCTCGTCCACGGCTGGGGCATGTCGGGCGACTATTGGGCATCGGCGGTCGAGGCGCTGCTCGCCGACGGTCATGCCGCGATCACCATCGACCACCGCGGCTGCGGCCGATCCGACCGCGATTTCGCCGACATGTCGATCGACGCGATCGCACGCGATGTCGCCGCGATCGTCGAGCGCAGCGGCGCGCTGCGCGTCGCGCTCAACGGCTGGTCGCTCGGCGGTGCGGTCGTCGTCGCGGCTGCTGGACTGCTCGGCGAGCGCGTCGCCGGGCTCGTCCTGACCTGCGGCGCATCGCCGCGTTATGTGCAGGGCGAGGGCTTTCCGCATGGCGGCACGGCAGAAGATGTATTGGGCATCGGCGCCGCGATCACCGCCGACCGCCCCGGCTTTTTCCGCGCGCTTGCCGAAGGCGCCTCGGGCGAAGGCGCGAGCGAGGCGACGATCGGCTGGGTCGAGCGCGGCTTCATCGCGACGGGCCCGCGCGCGAGCACTACCCTCGCCGGTCTCGCGACGCTCGATCAGCGCGATCTGCTCGCCTCCTTCGCCTTTCCGGTCCTGTCGATCGGCGGCGTCAGGGACACGATCGCCGACCCCGCGATTGCGGGCTTTGCCGCCAACTGCGCGAAAAACGGAACGCTGCTGACGATGGACACCGGGCACTCGCCGCAACTTGAGGCACCGACCGAATATAACGGCGCATTGCTCGCCTTCATAAGGACGCTCGCCTGA
- a CDS encoding 12-oxophytodienoate reductase yields MTTAPLDDLAALLAPLHAPFTCKSLKAPNRFCMAPMSRYFAPGGVLTDDGAEYYRRRAAAGIGTIITEGTGVAIDHTVAADTVPIFAGDEPLAAWKGAIDAVHAEGGMFVPQLWHVGGCIDFNFPDSPHAELVSPSGFAGPDVPGGRAMTDEDIADTVAAFAESARAAKRIGCDAIELHGAHGYIFDQFFWDRTNLRSDRYGGPDIADRATFAAEVVAACREAVGDDFAIIMRVSQWKTYDYDVKLARDPDEMHRWLDPMVRAGVDIFHASQRRFWEPEYEGDRKNLGGWIKEVTGKPVITVGSIGMDRDLMQDFVEGISSPMLARLEDLATMFDRGEFDLVALGRVLLADPNWLEKVEQRRIDELTAYDRGIALAQYEHD; encoded by the coding sequence ATGACCACCGCGCCGCTCGACGATCTCGCCGCCCTGCTCGCGCCGCTGCATGCTCCTTTCACCTGCAAGTCGCTGAAGGCGCCGAACCGCTTCTGCATGGCGCCGATGTCGCGCTATTTTGCACCCGGCGGCGTGTTGACCGACGACGGCGCCGAATATTACCGCCGCCGCGCCGCAGCTGGGATCGGCACGATCATCACCGAGGGCACCGGCGTTGCCATCGACCACACCGTCGCCGCCGACACGGTGCCGATCTTCGCGGGTGACGAACCCCTCGCCGCGTGGAAGGGCGCGATCGACGCGGTGCATGCCGAGGGCGGCATGTTCGTTCCGCAACTATGGCACGTGGGCGGCTGCATCGATTTCAACTTTCCCGACTCCCCGCACGCAGAGCTGGTCAGCCCGTCGGGCTTTGCCGGACCGGACGTGCCGGGCGGCCGCGCGATGACCGACGAGGATATCGCCGACACGGTCGCCGCCTTTGCCGAATCGGCGCGGGCGGCCAAGCGGATCGGCTGCGACGCGATCGAGCTTCACGGCGCGCACGGCTATATTTTCGACCAATTCTTCTGGGACCGGACAAACCTGCGCAGCGATCGTTACGGCGGCCCCGACATCGCCGACCGCGCGACCTTCGCCGCCGAGGTCGTCGCCGCCTGCCGCGAAGCAGTGGGCGATGATTTCGCGATCATCATGCGCGTTTCGCAGTGGAAGACCTATGATTATGACGTTAAACTCGCACGCGACCCCGACGAGATGCACCGCTGGCTCGATCCGATGGTCCGCGCCGGGGTCGACATTTTCCACGCCTCGCAGCGACGCTTCTGGGAGCCTGAATATGAGGGCGACCGGAAAAATCTCGGCGGCTGGATCAAGGAGGTCACCGGCAAGCCGGTGATCACCGTCGGATCGATCGGCATGGACCGCGACCTGATGCAGGATTTCGTCGAGGGCATTTCTTCGCCGATGCTGGCTCGACTGGAGGACCTGGCCACGATGTTCGACCGCGGCGAGTTCGACCTCGTCGCGCTCGGCCGGGTGCTCCTCGCCGATCCCAACTGGCTGGAAAAGGTCGAACAGCGCCGCATCGACGAACTGACCGCCTACGACCGCGGAATTGCGCTCGCGCAATATGAGCATGATTGA
- a CDS encoding SDR family NAD(P)-dependent oxidoreductase, whose protein sequence is MEQEILPLRDRVAIVTGAGGGLGRAHALYLARQGARVVVNDLALPAAEQVASEIVANGGEALAIAASVTDEAAVAAMVRDTIDAWGRIDILVNNAGILRDKSFAKMSIDDFRLVVDVHLMGAAICCKAVWEVMRAQQYGRIVMTTSSSGLWGNFGQANYGAAKMALVGLMQTLAIEGEKYGIRVNSLAPTAATQMTHGVLSEQSLAALDPALVSPGLLSLAGDAAPTRAILCGGAGHFASAEITLSRGAFIGSDPDAGNRLMTWWPNVVARDGAVVPAYGFVQAEREVASSADGLKR, encoded by the coding sequence GTGGAACAAGAGATTCTGCCGTTGCGGGACCGCGTAGCGATCGTCACTGGCGCCGGCGGCGGATTGGGCCGCGCCCATGCGCTCTACCTCGCAAGGCAGGGCGCACGCGTCGTGGTGAACGACCTCGCGCTGCCTGCTGCCGAGCAGGTCGCGTCGGAGATCGTCGCGAATGGCGGAGAGGCGTTGGCGATCGCGGCTTCGGTGACCGACGAGGCCGCGGTCGCGGCGATGGTTCGTGATACGATCGATGCGTGGGGACGCATCGACATCCTCGTCAACAACGCGGGCATCCTGCGCGACAAGAGCTTCGCCAAGATGAGTATCGACGATTTCCGTTTGGTCGTCGACGTCCACCTGATGGGTGCCGCGATCTGTTGCAAGGCGGTATGGGAGGTGATGCGCGCGCAGCAATATGGCCGCATCGTCATGACGACCTCTTCGTCGGGGCTCTGGGGCAATTTCGGGCAGGCGAATTACGGCGCCGCCAAGATGGCGCTCGTCGGGCTGATGCAGACGCTGGCGATCGAGGGCGAGAAATATGGCATCCGCGTCAACAGCCTCGCGCCCACCGCCGCGACGCAGATGACGCATGGGGTCTTGTCCGAGCAGAGCCTTGCGGCGCTCGATCCGGCGCTCGTCAGCCCGGGATTGCTGTCTCTTGCCGGCGACGCTGCCCCGACGCGCGCCATCCTTTGCGGAGGCGCCGGGCATTTCGCGAGCGCCGAGATCACATTGTCGCGCGGCGCGTTCATCGGGAGCGATCCCGATGCCGGTAACCGTCTCATGACGTGGTGGCCGAACGTCGTTGCGCGGGACGGCGCGGTCGTTCCGGCATATGGCTTTGTGCAGGCCGAACGCGAGGTCGCCAGCTCGGCGGATGGTTTGAAACGCTGA
- a CDS encoding TetR/AcrR family transcriptional regulator: MAEEAKTRRRSTKAEQRAETMEQILDEAELLFSRHGLHGVTLKDVAKRVGVHHTLLNYYFEDKKKLFDAVFARRAVVTSTKRMQALDEYDRASGGKPTIEGALHAFLDTDLDLYIHGGDGWKNYGALGAQVANTPEWGAELMDSHFDPVVLRLIELLKKAMPDCAEEDIFWGYHFVTGALMVTLARTGRIDKLSGGVCKSEDFEAIKARMAAFMAAGFRQICNNKA, from the coding sequence GTGGCAGAAGAGGCGAAAACGCGTCGGCGATCGACCAAGGCCGAACAGCGCGCCGAGACGATGGAGCAGATCCTCGACGAGGCCGAACTGCTGTTTTCGCGGCACGGCCTGCACGGTGTGACGCTGAAGGATGTCGCAAAGCGCGTGGGAGTCCACCACACGCTGCTCAACTATTATTTCGAGGACAAGAAGAAGCTGTTCGACGCCGTCTTCGCGCGCCGCGCGGTGGTGACGAGCACCAAGCGGATGCAGGCGCTCGACGAATATGATCGCGCGAGCGGCGGCAAGCCGACGATCGAGGGAGCGCTCCACGCCTTCCTTGACACCGACCTCGATCTCTATATCCACGGCGGCGACGGCTGGAAAAATTACGGTGCGCTCGGGGCGCAGGTCGCGAACACCCCCGAATGGGGCGCCGAGCTGATGGACAGCCATTTCGATCCGGTGGTTCTTCGCCTGATCGAGCTGCTGAAGAAAGCGATGCCCGATTGCGCCGAAGAGGATATCTTCTGGGGCTATCATTTCGTCACCGGCGCGCTGATGGTCACGCTCGCACGCACCGGACGCATCGACAAGCTGTCGGGCGGCGTCTGCAAGTCCGAGGATTTCGAAGCCATCAAGGCACGCATGGCCGCCTTCATGGCGGCGGGTTTCCGGCAAATCTGCAACAACAAGGCTTAG